Genomic window (bacterium):
CGCTGGCTCTCCGCGCTCGCGGCAGAGATTCCCGACACGCACCGGCTCGATGTCTTGAGCGTCACGCGGTTCTTCTCGCGCCTGCGGGAACGGCGGCTCGCACCGAACAGCCTCCATCAATGCTATCGGACCGTGAAGACCTTTACGCGGTGGTGCCTTGCCCTCGGGGTGCTGAGACGGAATCCGCTGGACGGGTTCGTGTTGAAAACGCCGCGCACGTTGCCCTCGGTGCCGAGTCCCGAGGACGTCGCGGCGCTCCTGAAGCGGTGCCCGGCGACCGGGTTCATCGGTCTGCGGGCGCGGGCCATTGTCTTATTCCTCGCCGATAGTGGGGTACGGCAGAGCGAACTCCGACACCTCATGATCGAGCACGTGGACGTGTCGGCACGGACGGCGCTGGTCCGAGGCGGCAAGGGTGCGAAGGACCGGCCCGTGGTCTTCGGGCCGATCACCGCTCGGGCGCTGC
Coding sequences:
- a CDS encoding tyrosine-type recombinase/integrase, producing RWLSALAAEIPDTHRLDVLSVTRFFSRLRERRLAPNSLHQCYRTVKTFTRWCLALGVLRRNPLDGFVLKTPRTLPSVPSPEDVAALLKRCPATGFIGLRARAIVLFLADSGVRQSELRHLMIEHVDVSARTALVRGGKGAKDRPVVFGPITARALRQWLAVHPYPHPESPLFCAKNGNPIQKRNLVHTLHRLSISAKLARKVGPHALRHFAATSWLRHGVGLDQVRRLLGHSSLQTTLRYSSLVATDLKAAHKEASAVEKMRLVD